A window of the Jeotgalibacillus aurantiacus genome harbors these coding sequences:
- a CDS encoding DUF3147 family protein produces MFLVVKIIVSAVIIAVVTEIARRFPTYGGIIAALPLVSLLSIFWLYVQGTEKAELSKFALGVLWGFPATAVLLLIVFLSLKYSLNLFVGLGLGVSGWMIFLVLQEKIVRGWI; encoded by the coding sequence ATGTTTTTAGTCGTTAAAATAATCGTGTCGGCTGTCATCATTGCTGTGGTGACGGAGATCGCACGGCGTTTCCCGACCTATGGAGGGATCATTGCTGCTCTGCCGCTCGTCAGCTTACTTAGTATTTTCTGGCTGTATGTGCAGGGAACCGAGAAAGCAGAGCTCAGTAAATTTGCGCTTGGCGTTTTGTGGGGCTTTCCGGCAACAGCCGTTTTGCTGCTAATTGTATTTCTGTCCTTAAAATATTCGCTGAACCTCTTTGTAGGACTCGGTCTTGGAGTAAGCGGCTGGATGATCTTTCTGGTGTTACAGGAGAAGATTGTCCGGGGATGGATTTAA
- a CDS encoding ABC transporter ATP-binding protein: protein MSAIVEMNRLTKTYRLGEETQTVLSSIDLEIYKGDFISVLGPSGSGKSTLMNMIGCLDTPSSGEYKISNQSVSEMTEGDLALLRNKEIGFVFQQFQLLPRLSILENVELPLIYAKVSKKERRQRAAELLKKVGLGDKLRYRPNQLSGGQQQRVAIARALVTNPAILLADEPTGALDQKTGKQIMDLFVQLHREGKTIVMITHDEKVARYGSRIIHLLDGEIREEAVVHV, encoded by the coding sequence ATGAGCGCCATCGTCGAAATGAATAGACTGACGAAAACCTATCGTCTTGGTGAGGAGACACAAACCGTTTTATCTTCTATTGATCTCGAGATTTATAAAGGAGATTTTATCTCGGTCCTCGGTCCTTCCGGATCAGGAAAGTCCACGCTGATGAATATGATCGGCTGTCTCGATACGCCAAGCTCGGGTGAGTATAAAATCAGTAATCAAAGTGTTTCTGAAATGACGGAAGGAGACCTTGCGTTACTGAGAAATAAAGAAATCGGATTTGTCTTTCAGCAATTTCAGCTATTACCGAGATTGTCGATTTTGGAAAATGTGGAGCTTCCGTTGATTTACGCTAAAGTTTCAAAAAAGGAGCGTAGACAACGGGCAGCTGAACTGCTCAAAAAGGTAGGACTTGGTGATAAGCTGAGGTATCGGCCTAATCAGCTATCAGGCGGTCAGCAGCAGCGTGTAGCGATTGCGCGTGCGCTTGTGACGAACCCGGCGATTCTGCTTGCAGACGAACCAACCGGAGCGCTGGATCAGAAGACAGGTAAGCAGATTATGGATCTTTTTGTTCAGCTTCATCGGGAGGGAAAGACCATTGTGATGATCACACATGATGAAAAGGTTGCCCGTTACGGCAGCAGGATCATTCACCTGCTTGATGGAGAAATACGTGAGGAGGCTGTTGTCCATGTTTAG
- a CDS encoding efflux RND transporter periplasmic adaptor subunit: protein MSKNKRKKRGWMIGGVVAVAAIAIAGPLFAAEDQGVQKTEEVLEETITTYNYFSGSLSPEERTMVRAEQMDTLTIVVEEDQEVSEGDVLAEGAQSSITAPQEGTVQSIQAADGPVTQGAPLMEIVNYQSLQAVIQIDEADIGSVSEGDEVTIKVLSMNEDITGTITSISNEASSNETPSARAYFTAEVELEITDGMRAGMTVEAMTVRDEAVQVPTLSLDGIEYDDQDQPFVWIENGEGDLEKRFVETGLTDGKRIEITDGLTTGDLIVMEETSAVGGFAPPMMGGGGQ from the coding sequence ATGTCTAAAAACAAACGTAAAAAAAGAGGATGGATGATTGGGGGAGTTGTGGCTGTGGCGGCGATTGCGATTGCGGGTCCGCTTTTTGCAGCTGAGGATCAGGGTGTGCAGAAGACGGAGGAGGTTCTTGAGGAGACGATTACTACTTATAATTATTTTTCGGGTAGCCTGAGTCCTGAGGAGCGGACGATGGTGAGAGCGGAGCAGATGGATACGCTGACGATTGTGGTGGAGGAAGATCAGGAGGTTTCTGAGGGTGATGTGCTGGCGGAAGGCGCTCAATCTTCTATTACTGCTCCACAGGAAGGGACGGTTCAAAGTATTCAGGCAGCGGATGGACCGGTTACACAAGGTGCTCCTTTGATGGAGATTGTTAATTATCAATCACTGCAGGCAGTTATCCAAATTGATGAAGCTGACATTGGTTCTGTTTCAGAAGGGGATGAAGTGACCATTAAAGTGCTGTCGATGAATGAAGACATAACTGGAACCATCACTTCTATTTCCAACGAAGCATCATCTAACGAAACACCAAGTGCGCGTGCTTATTTTACAGCTGAAGTAGAGCTGGAGATCACTGATGGGATGCGAGCGGGAATGACGGTTGAAGCAATGACGGTGAGAGATGAGGCGGTTCAGGTACCAACACTTTCTCTGGATGGCATTGAGTATGACGATCAGGATCAGCCGTTTGTCTGGATTGAAAACGGAGAGGGTGATCTGGAAAAGCGGTTTGTGGAAACCGGTTTAACGGATGGCAAACGCATTGAAATCACAGATGGCCTTACAACGGGTGATCTTATTGTGATGGAAGAAACGTCTGCTGTCGGAGGCTTTGCACCGCCAATGATGGGAGGCGGAGGGCAATGA
- a CDS encoding ABC transporter permease, with product MFRENIRMAWLNIAANRMRSFLTMLGIVIGVGAIIALMTIVNGATESINEEVSTFGADRVSLQIQGTKQKAGLSASEVEELNGMDAIKGVSPAVNGLVNSTLSDEQVQLSGRSEVYFNQTPDALEAGRGITIADVEQETPVVIIGSTVAKEWFPAENPLNQSIELNGRTFTVVGVLAPSSSFSVTSVNDVVMTPYTTAQRVLGVTSVNQADLYMETGADANNIVDETTFLLKKAFNQREDVFAVTNFEDALASIDQINAMLSMLLVGIASISLLVGGIGIMNMMLVSVTERTSEIGLRKALGASPRSIQLQFLLESTFLSLLGGAIGIVFGAGLAYLVCLAMGIGFTLSGTALLLSVGFSVGIGVIFGFIPARRASRLNPIEALRSV from the coding sequence ATGTTTAGAGAAAATATCAGAATGGCATGGCTGAATATCGCGGCAAATCGAATGCGATCGTTTCTAACGATGCTCGGGATCGTGATTGGTGTTGGCGCCATTATTGCCCTCATGACAATCGTAAATGGGGCAACAGAATCGATCAATGAAGAGGTATCTACATTCGGTGCTGATCGCGTGAGTCTTCAAATTCAGGGCACTAAACAAAAAGCAGGATTGAGCGCAAGTGAAGTAGAAGAATTAAACGGAATGGATGCCATTAAAGGTGTGTCCCCTGCGGTAAATGGACTCGTAAACAGTACACTCTCCGATGAACAGGTTCAGCTTTCAGGGAGAAGCGAGGTTTACTTTAATCAGACACCTGATGCGTTAGAAGCGGGAAGAGGTATAACAATAGCAGACGTTGAACAGGAAACACCTGTCGTGATCATTGGATCAACCGTTGCGAAAGAATGGTTTCCTGCAGAAAATCCACTGAATCAGTCGATCGAGCTTAATGGACGTACGTTTACCGTAGTAGGCGTACTGGCACCTTCAAGCAGTTTTTCAGTGACATCTGTAAATGACGTTGTCATGACGCCTTATACAACTGCACAACGAGTACTGGGTGTGACATCAGTCAACCAGGCGGATTTGTATATGGAAACGGGTGCAGATGCGAATAACATTGTAGACGAAACAACATTTTTGCTAAAAAAAGCATTTAATCAAAGAGAAGATGTCTTTGCGGTAACGAATTTTGAGGATGCACTTGCTTCAATTGATCAGATCAACGCCATGTTATCGATGCTGCTGGTAGGGATTGCATCCATTTCTCTGCTGGTGGGCGGAATCGGGATTATGAATATGATGCTGGTATCCGTAACAGAGAGAACGAGTGAAATCGGGCTCAGAAAAGCACTTGGTGCATCACCGCGATCGATTCAGCTGCAATTCTTACTGGAATCAACGTTTTTATCTTTACTTGGTGGTGCGATTGGCATTGTTTTTGGAGCGGGACTTGCTTATCTTGTCTGTCTGGCGATGGGAATCGGTTTTACATTATCCGGCACAGCTCTTTTGTTGTCAGTCGGATTCTCAGTAGGGATTGGTGTCATTTTCGGATTCATTCCTGCAAGAAGAGCTTCCCGATTGAATCCAATTGAGGCTTTACGGAGCGTATAG
- a CDS encoding response regulator transcription factor gives MNKSILIVEDEEAIFDILSYSLRQEGYAVKGAATGHEARRLLQGTRFDLVILDVMLPDTTGFELCKEITASTSLPILMLTARGDIVDKVLGLELGADDYLTKPFDIREVLARVKALLRRQKQDATYQYIPLDHDIIMNPSAHTVLKKNETVALKPKEFELLLLFAQHPNRVFSREEILDHVWSFDYSGGDRTVDVHVQRIRQKLHPALIETVFGAGYRMRRHHR, from the coding sequence ATGAACAAATCGATTTTAATTGTAGAAGATGAAGAAGCCATTTTCGATATATTATCTTATTCTCTCAGGCAGGAAGGCTATGCAGTAAAAGGGGCTGCCACAGGACACGAGGCGCGCAGGCTGCTTCAGGGAACCCGCTTTGATCTCGTGATTCTGGATGTGATGCTTCCGGATACGACCGGATTTGAATTGTGTAAGGAGATTACCGCATCAACCAGCCTGCCTATTTTGATGCTGACGGCACGCGGGGATATTGTGGATAAAGTGCTCGGCCTGGAACTTGGGGCTGATGATTACCTGACAAAGCCTTTTGACATCAGAGAGGTGCTGGCCCGTGTAAAAGCCCTTTTACGCAGGCAAAAACAAGATGCGACTTATCAATACATACCGCTTGATCATGATATCATCATGAACCCTTCAGCTCACACTGTTCTAAAAAAGAATGAGACCGTGGCACTTAAGCCAAAGGAGTTTGAGCTCTTATTATTATTTGCCCAGCATCCAAACCGCGTATTTTCCAGAGAGGAGATTCTTGATCATGTATGGTCTTTTGATTACAGCGGCGGGGACAGAACGGTTGATGTCCATGTGCAGCGAATCAGACAAAAGCTCCATCCTGCTTTAATTGAAACTGTTTTTGGAGCGGGATACAGAATGCGCAGGCATCACAGATGA
- a CDS encoding GNAT family N-acetyltransferase has product MELIFYTEKETSLIEQYQLSEEQLNFTGAPQNSIKLAEEDDQRRCILLMDEGKLVSYFVLHEKDGAAPYSDNPKAILMRTFSTDVRYLGKGYGKAAIKLLPDFVRKHYPHVNEIVLAVNMGNLVAQSLYEKNGYIDHGRRKMGRKGEMKILSLMLGQKAGVR; this is encoded by the coding sequence ATGGAACTCATTTTCTACACAGAGAAGGAAACATCATTGATTGAGCAATATCAGCTTTCAGAGGAGCAATTGAATTTCACAGGAGCTCCGCAGAACAGCATCAAGTTAGCTGAGGAGGATGATCAGCGGCGGTGCATTTTGCTGATGGATGAAGGGAAGCTTGTATCGTATTTTGTTCTACATGAAAAAGATGGAGCGGCTCCTTATTCTGATAATCCCAAGGCGATTTTAATGCGGACATTCTCAACAGATGTCAGGTATCTGGGGAAAGGCTATGGGAAGGCTGCCATCAAGCTGCTTCCGGACTTTGTACGAAAGCACTATCCGCATGTGAATGAAATCGTATTAGCTGTAAATATGGGCAATTTAGTAGCCCAGTCACTTTATGAAAAAAATGGCTACATTGATCACGGACGCCGGAAGATGGGACGTAAGGGAGAAATGAAAATATTGAGTCTGATGCTTGGGCAGAAAGCGGGTGTGCGATGA
- a CDS encoding response regulator transcription factor, whose protein sequence is MVRILIVEDDEGLRYYLKEGLSQAGYRVFEAEDGRDAMDLLDQQAIDLMITDVMMPNLDGVTLTSELREVYHFPILMLTALESLDDKKKGFLSGADDYLVKPVELEELLLRVNALLRRSNIAKEKRIVFGQIVIDESARVVMNGSEKIDLPLKEFDILFKLASNPKKIFTRQQLMDDIWGYEAESDLRTIDVHIKRIRKRLEHVKDIELTTVWGLGYRLEVQK, encoded by the coding sequence ATGGTCCGGATCTTGATCGTAGAGGATGATGAAGGACTACGGTATTACTTGAAAGAAGGACTGAGTCAGGCGGGATATCGTGTGTTCGAGGCTGAAGACGGCCGGGATGCAATGGACCTGCTTGATCAGCAGGCAATCGATTTAATGATTACGGATGTGATGATGCCGAATCTCGATGGCGTAACCCTGACGTCTGAGCTGAGGGAGGTTTATCATTTCCCCATCTTAATGCTGACGGCACTTGAATCGCTAGATGATAAGAAAAAAGGTTTTTTATCCGGAGCGGATGATTACTTGGTGAAGCCGGTCGAGCTTGAAGAGCTGTTACTCAGGGTGAACGCGTTGTTGCGAAGATCTAACATCGCAAAAGAAAAAAGAATTGTCTTCGGTCAGATCGTCATAGATGAAAGTGCCAGGGTGGTGATGAATGGATCGGAAAAAATTGATCTGCCTTTGAAAGAGTTCGACATTCTATTTAAACTGGCATCGAATCCGAAGAAAATCTTTACTCGACAGCAGTTGATGGATGACATTTGGGGCTATGAAGCTGAAAGTGATCTCCGAACGATTGATGTGCATATTAAGCGGATCCGAAAACGTCTTGAACATGTAAAAGACATTGAGCTTACAACGGTTTGGGGACTGGGATACAGGCTGGAGGTTCAGAAATGA
- a CDS encoding MOSC domain-containing protein, protein MTSIGKVTTIMRHPVKSLRGEEVAETRIMSYGLYGDRSHALIDGERFYTATQNKKLLGYHAAFDGEEQDVKYPPVKIYGPEGQTFYWHEKACLSTFEELAGKPLTQQSYTPEHVPFGAIEEEHLLIVNAASIEHLEKTLGKEIDWRRFRPNLVVNLLGGGPFSEEKLIGRKISLGEAEIEIVRPCERCSIINIDPETLDINPAVLKTVYQQHENCFGMYAKVLKAGLVRVGDDLLTN, encoded by the coding sequence ATGACTTCTATTGGAAAAGTAACCACAATCATGCGTCATCCGGTTAAGTCCTTGCGCGGTGAAGAGGTAGCGGAGACAAGGATCATGAGCTACGGACTGTATGGAGATCGCAGTCATGCACTGATAGATGGGGAGCGCTTTTACACCGCTACACAAAATAAGAAACTGCTCGGCTATCATGCAGCGTTTGATGGTGAGGAGCAGGACGTGAAATATCCACCTGTTAAGATTTACGGCCCGGAAGGACAGACATTTTACTGGCATGAAAAAGCCTGCCTATCAACGTTTGAAGAGCTGGCTGGAAAGCCTTTAACACAGCAATCCTACACGCCGGAGCACGTTCCTTTTGGTGCCATTGAGGAAGAGCATCTGCTGATCGTCAATGCAGCTTCCATTGAGCATCTTGAAAAAACACTTGGAAAAGAGATCGACTGGAGAAGATTTCGTCCGAATCTGGTCGTGAACCTCTTGGGTGGCGGGCCGTTTTCAGAGGAAAAACTGATCGGAAGAAAGATTTCTTTGGGAGAAGCGGAAATCGAAATCGTCCGCCCGTGCGAACGCTGCAGCATCATCAATATTGATCCGGAAACGTTAGACATAAACCCTGCTGTCCTAAAAACCGTTTACCAGCAGCACGAAAACTGCTTTGGCATGTATGCGAAAGTGTTGAAGGCTGGTTTGGTGAGGGTTGGGGATGATTTACTTACTAATTAA
- a CDS encoding MarR family winged helix-turn-helix transcriptional regulator, which yields MKDVMQLNECWTDLYFMLHYQHEEKISHQAVRIMQLLEKSDEIGIKEIAAFLGVSHNTGSEHVKRLIDKKYIEKFRSKQDERRVVLALTEEGRFVLHRNTSLDEDKLKILLESLSEKERKSVLGAFALLSDKAKSCF from the coding sequence ATGAAAGACGTAATGCAATTAAATGAATGCTGGACAGATCTTTATTTCATGCTTCACTATCAGCATGAAGAAAAGATTTCCCACCAGGCAGTCCGTATTATGCAGCTGCTTGAAAAGTCTGATGAGATTGGGATTAAGGAGATAGCTGCTTTTCTAGGAGTTTCTCACAATACGGGATCAGAGCATGTGAAACGCCTGATTGATAAAAAATATATAGAAAAATTCAGAAGTAAGCAGGATGAAAGAAGAGTCGTGCTAGCACTGACGGAAGAGGGAAGGTTTGTCCTGCACCGGAATACCAGTCTGGATGAAGATAAGCTTAAGATACTTTTAGAGTCATTATCTGAAAAAGAGCGGAAATCGGTCTTAGGTGCATTTGCTCTTTTGAGTGACAAGGCGAAGTCATGTTTTTAG